The nucleotide sequence GTACAGGTACAAATGGTTGCGGCCCGTGCGCTCGGACGACCACAGGAACTGGCCGTTGGCGAGGAAGCGCAGGTCGTCATGGATGCTGACCCAGGTCTTGGCCGTTTCCGTCAGCAGGGTGCGTTGCGCCAGCGTCGCTGCATCGACGGCGACCAGGTCGAGGGTCTTCTGGTCGCGCGACTGGCGCTGATATACCAGCGACTTGCTGTCCGCGCTCCAGTCGGCGCGCACCAGGTAGATGTCCGCGTTCGTGCCCAGGTCCACCTGGCGTTGCGCGCCCGTTTCCGGCGAGACGATCAGCAGCTGCACCAGCACGTTCGGGTCGCCGGCGGCAGGGTAGCGCTGTTCGACGACGTCGGTGCGGTCGGCAAAGATTTCAAAGCGGCGCACGACGGGCACGGGTGCTTCGTCGTAGCGTTTGTAGGCGATGGCGCTGTCGTCGGGTGCCCAGTAGTAGCCGGTGCGCTGGCCCATTTCTTCCTGCGCCACGAATTCGGCTTCGCCGTTGTGGATCGTGCCCTTGCCATCCGTGGTCAACTGGCGTTCCTTGTTCGTCTTGAGGTCGATCACAAAGATGTTTTGATCGCGCACAAACGACACATAGCGGCCTTTCGGCGAAATTTTCGGGTCCAGTACATTGCCCTTGGCGACCAGGCGCGCCTTGTCCGGGTTGGCCGCATCGACCAGGTACAGATTGCCGGCCAGCGGTACCAGCAGCTGCTTGCCATCGGGCGACCAGCTGTAGCTGAGAATGCCGTTCAGGCTGGCCGTGCGCTCGCGTTCGCGGCGCGCCTGCTCTTCGGGCGAAATCGTTTCATTCGGCACCAGCGCCTTGGAGTCGATCAGGCGGTGCGTGCTCTTGTCCTTGAGCTTGAATTCCCACAGGTCGAGCTGGAACTGGTTGTCGGCGCGGCCGCGCAGGAACGTGACGCGCTCGCCATCGGGCGAGACCTTCAGGTTGCGCACGCCGGGGCCGGCCAGCGCCGGATCGGCGTGGATGCGTTCCAGGGTCAGCTTTTCAGCCGATGCGGGAACGCTGGCCATCGCGGCCAGAAAACAAAGAATAAAACGCATGGATGTCTCGGTAGTTGGAAGAATGAATAACGCTGCATGCCAAACAGGGCAGGCAGGATCGAGCGTTGCCTAAGCGTAAGACGATACCAGAGCGTGCCTGTTTATGCGATAGCCCCGGCCACGGAATAAGACGTTCCTGGCCGTATTTCCTTCGTCAAAAATATCCAACAGCCGCCCATTCCATGGCACTTTACTTGGTTCAGGCCAATATCGTACCTTCTATCACGGTCAGGCATGCGCCGCCTATCCAGGCGTGGCCATCGCGGAAATTGACGGATACGCGGCCGTCGCGCTGCAGGCAGGTGCCCTGGCGCACGCGGTAGTCGGCGCCCGCCAGCAGGTGCGCGATGCAGGCGTTGGCGCTGCCCGTGACGGGATCCTCAACCAGTGCGCCGTGCTCGCTGAGCAGCGCACGCACTTCGTAATCGGCCGGCCCGCCGGCGCCGTGCGCGCCATAGAGGGCCAGTCCGTCAGCCATTGACGCGGCCAGCAATGCCGTCAGGGCCGCGATGTCGGCATGGACGGCCAGGCAGGCCGCGGCGCTTGGCAGCGGCACGCACAGCCAGCGGATGCCCATGTCGACGACAGTGCCGCCAGCGACCGCCGCGTCGTCCAGCGCCGTTTGCAGCAGCGGCAGCAGCGCGGGGGCGAGCGCGCGCGTGGTGCAGGGCGGCGCCTGGAACGCCAGTACGCCGCCGGCGCCGCGTTCTATCTGCACCAGGCCGACGCCGCATTCCTGCACGATGCGCGCGCCCTTGGGCCGCATGCCCGCATCGAGCAGGGCGTGCGCCGTGCCCAGGGTCGGGTGGCCGGCGAACGGGAATTCCATCTCGGGCGAAAAAATCCGCACGCGGTAATCGGCGGCGGGATCGCGCGGCGCCAGCACGAAGGTGGTTTCCGACAGGCTGGTCCAGCGCGCGATCGCCTGCATCTGCGCGTCATCGAGGCCATTCGCGTCGAGTACCACGGCCAGCGGATTGCCCAAGAAAGGCATCGTGCTGAAGACATCGACTTGCCGGAAGGGGCGTTGTTGCGGCATGGCGGTTTCCTTGTTGGCTTATCGGGCGGCGCGCAGGCGTTGCAGCGATAAATGGTTCAAATACCAGGTCAGCAGCACGGCAGCCACCGTCAAGCCCGTGACCAGGCCGATCCAGAAACCGGCAGCGGCCATCGGCTCGGCCGGGGACCAGGGGAAACCGGCCGGCGCGAGGCCCAGCACATAGCCGATCGGCAGCGAGAAGCCCCAGAAGGCCAGCAGCTGGATCAGCATGGGCTGGCGCGTCACCTTGTAGCCGCGGATGGCGCAC is from Janthinobacterium sp. 61 and encodes:
- a CDS encoding PhzF family phenazine biosynthesis protein, with the protein product MPQQRPFRQVDVFSTMPFLGNPLAVVLDANGLDDAQMQAIARWTSLSETTFVLAPRDPAADYRVRIFSPEMEFPFAGHPTLGTAHALLDAGMRPKGARIVQECGVGLVQIERGAGGVLAFQAPPCTTRALAPALLPLLQTALDDAAVAGGTVVDMGIRWLCVPLPSAAACLAVHADIAALTALLAASMADGLALYGAHGAGGPADYEVRALLSEHGALVEDPVTGSANACIAHLLAGADYRVRQGTCLQRDGRVSVNFRDGHAWIGGACLTVIEGTILA